One Leopardus geoffroyi isolate Oge1 chromosome C1, O.geoffroyi_Oge1_pat1.0, whole genome shotgun sequence DNA segment encodes these proteins:
- the ICOS gene encoding inducible T-cell costimulator, with product MKLDLCYFLLFCFQVEVLTGEINDSAKSEMFTFHDGGIQISCKFSEIALQFKMKLLKGTEVLCDLTKTKESGNTVSIKNLKFCQTQLFNDSVSFFLYNLDNSYASYYTCELSIFDPPPFQKKNISKEYLNIYESQICCQLKFWLPIGCSAFVVVYIFGCVFLCWLTKKKYRSSGHDPNSEYMFMAAVNTAKKPGLTGVTHNLELCGTQA from the exons GAGAAATCAATGATTCTGCCAAGTCCGAGATGTTTACCTTTCACGATGGAGGCATACAAATTTCATGCAAATTCAGTGAGATTGCCTTGCAATTTAAAATGAAGTTGCTAAAAGGGACGGAAGTACTCTGTGATCTCACTAAGACAAAAGAGAGTGGTAACACGGTGTCCATTAAGAATCTGAAATTCTGTCAAACTCAGTTATTCAATGACAGTGTCTCCTTTTTCCTGTATAATTTGGACAATTCTTATGCCAGCTATTACACCTGCGAACTGTCAATTTTTGATCCTCCTCCTTTTCAGAAGAAGAATATTAGcaaagaatatttgaatatttatg AATCACAGATTTGCTGCCAACTGAAGTTCTGGTTACCCATAGGGTGTTCAGCTTTTGTTGTAGTCTACATTTTTGGATGCGTATTTCTTTGTTGGCTTACGAAAAAG AAGTATCGATCCAGTGGGCATGACCCTAACAGTGAATACATGTTTATGGCAGCAGTGAACACAGCCAAGAAACCTGGACTCACAG GTGTGACTCATAACTTGGAACTTTGTGGCACCCAGGCATGA